The Luteolibacter rhizosphaerae genome window below encodes:
- a CDS encoding serine hydrolase domain-containing protein yields MKKLRAVGMLALTMGAAGAGPLPRSTPESQGVASGAVREFVESLDGVPAVHSVMVLRHGKVIAEAWWQPEAAEKAHILNSVSKSFCSTAVGLAMAEGKLSVEDKVLKFFPEDAPAEPSENLKAMRVKDLLTMSSGHDPEPKAAGGEGPTVKQFLAAPVVHAPGTHFQYNTMGTYVLSAIVTKVTGEKVVDYLGPRLFAPLGIEGAKWDESKEGYSLGGYGLYLKTEDVAKLGQLYLQKGKWEGKQLLAESWVAEATKKQVANDPGSHTQMGGDWKQGYGYQFWRCQHGAYRGDGAGGQFCVVLPHQDAVVAMTAGGANMQAQLDVIWAKLLPAFKGGALPEDAVAQAALKELAGKLTVKNPAGK; encoded by the coding sequence ATGAAAAAGCTTCGGGCGGTGGGGATGCTGGCTTTGACGATGGGAGCGGCGGGGGCGGGGCCCTTGCCGCGGAGCACGCCGGAGTCGCAGGGGGTGGCGAGCGGAGCGGTGCGGGAATTCGTGGAGAGCTTGGACGGGGTGCCGGCGGTGCACAGCGTGATGGTGCTGCGTCACGGCAAGGTGATCGCGGAGGCATGGTGGCAGCCGGAGGCGGCGGAGAAGGCGCACATCCTGAATTCGGTGAGCAAAAGCTTCTGCTCGACGGCGGTGGGTCTTGCAATGGCGGAGGGGAAGCTGAGCGTGGAGGACAAGGTGCTGAAGTTCTTCCCGGAGGATGCGCCCGCGGAGCCGAGCGAGAATCTGAAGGCGATGAGGGTGAAGGATCTGCTGACGATGAGCAGCGGCCATGATCCGGAGCCGAAGGCGGCAGGCGGCGAAGGGCCGACGGTGAAGCAATTCCTGGCGGCGCCGGTGGTGCATGCACCGGGGACGCATTTCCAATACAACACGATGGGCACCTATGTGCTGTCCGCGATCGTGACGAAGGTGACGGGAGAGAAGGTCGTGGATTACCTAGGGCCGCGTTTGTTCGCGCCGCTGGGGATCGAGGGGGCGAAGTGGGACGAGAGCAAGGAAGGCTACTCGCTGGGCGGCTACGGGCTGTATCTGAAGACGGAGGATGTGGCGAAGCTGGGTCAGCTGTATCTGCAGAAGGGGAAGTGGGAGGGCAAGCAACTGCTGGCGGAAAGCTGGGTGGCGGAGGCGACGAAGAAGCAGGTGGCGAATGATCCGGGATCGCACACGCAGATGGGTGGCGATTGGAAGCAAGGCTACGGGTATCAGTTCTGGAGGTGCCAGCACGGGGCGTATCGGGGAGATGGTGCGGGCGGGCAATTCTGCGTGGTGCTGCCGCATCAGGATGCAGTGGTGGCGATGACAGCGGGCGGGGCGAACATGCAGGCGCAGCTGGATGTGATTTGGGCGAAGCTCTTGCCGGCGTTCAAGGGAGGAGCCTTGCCGGAAGATGCGGTGGCTCAGGCGGCGCTGAAGGAGCTGGCGGGGAAGCTGACGGTGAAGAATCCCGCGGGCAAATGA
- a CDS encoding SGNH/GDSL hydrolase family protein — MKAWTFAFGLSLAGISAGAEEVAYVPRAPLAKLDLSDGDAIVFLGDSITHQCLYTQYVEDYLYTRFPKMRLRLHNAGVGGSRAWDALLRFDRDVAAYKPKYVTVLLGMNDGKYAEYLDDVFTSYSAEMNRLLEKIEGCGATAILMTPTMYDARAKRMQPPGGFMGPKAVTFYNSTLAYYGAWLRDTACERGLGFVDMWGPLNETTLRERRRDPAFTMIKDSVHPDAPGQVVMAAAMIEDLGFPRVVSEMRFSRQGEEWSSSAVSAEIRGVEGTAERLAFTCLEEALPWVLPEEAEAGVRLTELGEKFGRQSLRVSGLAAGTYVLSIDGVEVARASGEEFQAGLALHALAKAPQYQQAAQVAALNKRRNEGPVKALRNEWVNFQMWKFLEAQVAKNPADEAEKQRLAEAEKKMPGMEDRVKAAEAEARAMEDEIFKINPPREHRYEVKRAEG; from the coding sequence TTGAAAGCTTGGACGTTTGCTTTTGGCCTCTCGCTGGCCGGGATTTCCGCGGGGGCGGAGGAGGTGGCTTATGTGCCGCGGGCTCCGTTGGCGAAACTGGATCTGAGCGATGGGGATGCGATCGTGTTCCTGGGGGACAGCATTACGCATCAGTGCTTGTACACGCAGTATGTGGAGGACTACCTGTATACACGGTTCCCGAAGATGAGGCTGCGGCTGCACAATGCGGGGGTGGGCGGTTCGCGGGCCTGGGATGCGCTGCTGCGCTTCGACCGGGATGTGGCGGCCTACAAGCCGAAGTATGTGACGGTGCTGCTGGGGATGAACGACGGGAAATATGCGGAGTATCTGGACGACGTTTTCACGAGCTACAGCGCGGAGATGAACCGGCTGCTGGAGAAGATCGAGGGCTGCGGGGCGACGGCGATCCTGATGACGCCGACGATGTATGACGCGCGGGCGAAGCGGATGCAGCCGCCGGGGGGCTTCATGGGGCCGAAGGCGGTGACCTTCTACAATTCGACGCTGGCCTACTACGGGGCGTGGCTGCGGGATACGGCGTGCGAGCGGGGCCTGGGATTCGTGGACATGTGGGGGCCGCTGAACGAGACGACGCTGCGCGAGCGGCGGAGGGATCCGGCATTCACGATGATCAAGGATTCGGTGCACCCGGATGCGCCGGGGCAGGTGGTGATGGCGGCGGCGATGATCGAGGATCTGGGGTTCCCGCGGGTGGTGTCGGAGATGAGGTTCAGCCGGCAGGGGGAGGAGTGGTCCTCGAGTGCGGTATCGGCGGAGATCCGCGGGGTGGAGGGGACGGCGGAGCGGCTGGCGTTCACGTGCTTGGAGGAGGCCTTGCCGTGGGTGTTGCCGGAGGAGGCCGAGGCCGGGGTGCGCTTGACGGAGCTGGGGGAGAAGTTCGGCCGGCAGAGCTTGAGGGTGTCGGGCTTGGCGGCGGGGACGTATGTTTTGTCGATCGACGGGGTGGAGGTGGCGCGTGCGAGCGGGGAGGAATTTCAGGCCGGGCTGGCGCTGCATGCTCTGGCGAAGGCTCCGCAGTATCAGCAGGCGGCGCAGGTGGCGGCGCTGAACAAGCGGCGGAACGAGGGTCCGGTGAAGGCGCTGCGCAACGAGTGGGTGAATTTCCAGATGTGGAAGTTCCTGGAGGCGCAGGTGGCGAAGAATCCGGCGGATGAGGCGGAGAAGCAGCGTCTGGCGGAGGCGGAGAAGAAGATGCCGGGGATGGAAGACCGGGTGAAGGCGGCGGAGGCGGAGGCGCGGGCGATGGAGGACGAGATTTTCAAGATCAACCCGCCGCGGGAGCATCGCTATGAGGTGAAACGGGCGGAGGGGTGA